From a single Clupea harengus chromosome 24, Ch_v2.0.2, whole genome shotgun sequence genomic region:
- the LOC116219313 gene encoding DNA-directed RNA polymerase II subunit RPB1-like, with amino-acid sequence MQRRKRTRESSHPSVSPSNITGRDTTGETQIPLTDGVYEEIKDTRHPRPSGPVDLTSTPVYALAQLPTSPSDDPTYTTAQLPTGPSDDAPYSLAQLPTNPSVDGPYSLAQLPTNPSDDGPYSLAQLPTNPSVDGSYSLAQLPTNPSDDGTYSLAQLPTNPSDDGTYSLARFPTSPSDDGTYSLARFPTSPCDDPISSTAALPTIPSGDATYTNQQPLLK; translated from the exons ACCCATCAGTCAGTCCATCAAACATTACTGGTAGAGACACAACAGGAGAAACACAG ATTCCTCTCACAGATGGCGTGTATGAGGAGATTAAAGACACCAGACACCCTCGACCCTCTGGGCCTGTAGACCTCACATCCACTCCTGTTTATGCCTTGGCTCAATTACCCACAAGCCCCTCTGATGACCCTACATACACCACTGCTCAATTACCCACAGGCCCCTCTGATGATGCTCCATATTCTCTTGCTCAattacccacaaacccctctgTTGATGGTCCATATTCTCTTGCTCAGttacccacaaacccctctgatgATGGTCCATATTCTCTTGCTCAattacccacaaacccctctgTTGATGGCTCATATTCTCTTGCTCAGttacccacaaacccctctgatgATGGTACATATTCTCTTGCTCAattacccacaaacccctctgatgATGGTACATATTCTCTTGCTCGATTTCCCACAAGCCCCTCTGATGATGGTACATATTCTCTTGCTCGATTTCCCACAAGCCCTTGTGATGACCCCATATCTTCTACTGCTGcattacccacaatcccctctgGTGATGCCACCTACACCAACCAACAACCCCTGCTAAAATAG